One stretch of Tepidibacter hydrothermalis DNA includes these proteins:
- a CDS encoding tyrosine-type recombinase/integrase: MHKNLKIHNKSDKPDNIVLKENSIIENCINVEKQLPKYMKDFFVYLKSAVVSSTRLAYLEDILFFCKYLVNESDLTTSTSCTDISIDEFNNIKARDINLFLGDYCSRYYKKTNKNTQVFENNNRSLARKKSSLSSLFKFLYRNEQINQNITDGFNPIKLPKPQPDAIKRLEIDEVAKMIDAVESGQGLTEKEKIYWKKTKLRDKAILILFITYGLRLSELRELNISSFNFTRGEFKIYRKRGKEALMPLNKTCESVVLDYIKSERTNSDYLEVQYKDALFLSLQNKRMTLKAIRELVIKYTSIAMGIPRGSGYSPHKLRATSATSLIQYGFSIYDVQNLLDHDNVTTTQLYAAHKKNVKREIVKNFEWLEDKKE; this comes from the coding sequence TTGCACAAGAATCTAAAAATACATAATAAATCAGATAAACCAGATAACATAGTTCTAAAGGAAAATTCAATAATTGAAAATTGTATTAATGTTGAAAAACAGTTACCTAAATATATGAAAGATTTTTTTGTATATCTTAAAAGTGCAGTTGTTTCATCAACTCGATTAGCTTATTTAGAAGACATTTTGTTTTTTTGCAAATATTTAGTAAACGAATCAGATTTAACAACATCAACTAGTTGCACAGATATAAGTATTGATGAATTTAACAATATTAAAGCAAGAGATATTAATTTATTTTTAGGAGATTATTGTTCAAGATACTATAAAAAAACAAATAAGAATACACAAGTATTTGAAAATAACAACAGATCATTAGCTAGAAAAAAATCTTCGTTATCTTCTTTGTTTAAATTCTTATATAGAAATGAACAAATAAATCAAAATATTACAGATGGTTTCAATCCTATAAAACTGCCAAAGCCACAACCAGATGCCATAAAAAGATTAGAAATTGATGAAGTTGCAAAAATGATAGATGCAGTTGAATCTGGTCAAGGCTTAACTGAAAAAGAAAAAATCTATTGGAAAAAAACAAAATTAAGAGATAAAGCCATCTTGATATTGTTCATTACATACGGTTTGAGACTTAGCGAACTTAGAGAACTTAATATTTCGTCATTCAACTTTACTAGAGGAGAATTTAAAATCTATAGAAAAAGAGGAAAAGAAGCTTTAATGCCCCTCAATAAAACTTGCGAATCAGTTGTTCTAGATTACATTAAAAGCGAAAGAACAAATTCTGATTATCTTGAAGTTCAATATAAAGATGCTCTTTTTTTATCTCTTCAAAATAAAAGGATGACATTAAAAGCAATAAGAGAATTGGTTATAAAGTATACATCAATAGCTATGGGTATACCTCGCGGTAGCGGATATAGTCCTCATAAATTAAGAGCCACATCTGCCACTTCTTTGATACAGTACGGATTTTCAATATATGATGTACAAAATTTATTAGACCATGATAATGTAACTACAACTCAACTTTATGCAGCTCATAAGAAAAATGTAAAAAGAGAAATTGTTAAAAACTTTGAATGGTTAGAAGATA
- a CDS encoding ribonuclease HI family protein: MIKCNFDGACNNNGNKEADTGLGYAIYDTKHNVYLKEISLYGGNGTNNTAEYKALIECMKDLIGLGLIKEEINIYGDSDLIIKQVIGQWKCKKEHLIPLRDEAVKLMNKFDDLNIKWVPRNENALADKLSKEGINQKNAIKDINDDKTINKEVLPITVFNLGDGIYKVVDRGCFYAVDINRKFCSCPENQKNKEKCNHIMYIENM, encoded by the coding sequence TTGATTAAATGTAATTTTGATGGTGCTTGTAATAACAATGGAAACAAAGAGGCTGATACTGGATTGGGATATGCTATTTACGATACAAAACATAATGTTTATTTAAAAGAAATATCCTTATATGGAGGAAACGGTACTAATAATACAGCTGAATATAAGGCTTTAATAGAATGTATGAAGGATTTGATCGGATTAGGTTTGATTAAAGAAGAGATAAACATATATGGAGATTCTGATCTTATAATAAAACAAGTTATAGGACAGTGGAAGTGTAAAAAAGAACATTTAATTCCTCTTAGAGATGAAGCTGTTAAACTTATGAATAAATTTGATGATTTAAATATAAAATGGGTGCCTAGAAATGAAAATGCCCTGGCAGATAAATTATCAAAAGAAGGAATAAATCAAAAAAATGCTATAAAAGATATAAATGACGATAAAACAATAAACAAAGAAGTTCTCCCGATAACCGTATTTAATTTAGGGGATGGTATATACAAGGTTGTAGATCGAGGATGCTTTTATGCGGTTGATATCAATAGAAAGTTTTGTTCTTGCCCAGAAAATCAAAAAAATAAAGAAAAGTGTAATCATATAATGTATATAGAAAATATGTAA
- a CDS encoding cyclase family protein — MNIIDLTHLIYPNMPVFPGTDTPVLEKANTIEKDGFCEMKMTMYSHTGTHIDAPAHMLKDGVTLDKLDVNNFIGTAIILEFKDKKHIKLKDILPYKDKIAKSDFVIIKTGWSKFWGKKEYFEEFPSINIDVANWLVNFNLKGIGVDAISIDDMKSTSFEVHKTLMKNNLIIIENLTNLEKIEDTFFTLTVLPLKTLNADGAPVRAIAVI; from the coding sequence ATGAATATTATAGATTTAACTCATTTGATTTATCCAAACATGCCTGTTTTTCCAGGTACCGATACACCTGTTTTGGAAAAGGCCAACACTATAGAAAAAGATGGTTTTTGTGAAATGAAAATGACCATGTATTCTCATACAGGTACACATATAGATGCTCCTGCACATATGCTAAAAGATGGAGTTACATTAGATAAATTAGATGTAAATAACTTCATAGGTACAGCTATTATTTTAGAATTTAAGGACAAAAAACATATAAAGTTAAAAGATATACTGCCATATAAAGATAAAATAGCCAAATCTGATTTTGTAATAATTAAAACTGGATGGAGTAAGTTTTGGGGTAAAAAAGAATATTTTGAAGAGTTTCCATCTATAAATATAGATGTAGCTAATTGGTTGGTTAATTTTAATTTAAAGGGGATAGGTGTAGATGCTATATCTATAGATGATATGAAATCTACTTCATTTGAAGTCCATAAAACATTAATGAAAAATAATCTGATTATAATAGAGAATCTTACTAATTTAGAGAAAATAGAAGATACTTTTTTTACATTGACAGTTTTACCTTTAAAAACACTTAATGCTGATGGAGCTCCTGTAAGAGCTATAGCTGTTATATAG
- the brnQ gene encoding branched-chain amino acid transport system II carrier protein: MNKTSKDVIVVGFALFAMFFGAGNLIFPPALGLMTGDAWVPGLIGFLLTGIGMPVLGIIAASKAGGSLSDLADKVNPTFSKIIGTVIMLAIGPLLAIPRTGATTFEMGFAPLFPSVSPILVSVIFFGVTLFLVINPSGIVDKIGKVLTPVLLISLLVVIIKGIMNPIGSPVDTGMQNAFSKGFTEGYQTMDALASMVFAGIVIGSLVQKGYTDTKDQIKLTVMAGLVAAAGLAIVYGGLMYLGATSSGVFPADIARTQLTISITESILGNAGKALIGISVSLACLTTAVGLTATCGEYFSNLSNGKIGYKPIVIGVTIFSAVMSNFGVDAIVKIAVPLLVTVYPVGIILIVFNIFDDYIPNKTAYTGAVFGAVCISLFDALAAMGTPVTAVSELISKLPLASSGFAWILPAIVGSIIAMATMKKKQENV; this comes from the coding sequence ATGAACAAAACATCTAAAGATGTAATCGTAGTAGGATTTGCACTATTTGCAATGTTTTTCGGTGCAGGAAACTTAATATTCCCACCTGCTCTTGGACTTATGACGGGTGATGCTTGGGTACCTGGGTTAATCGGATTTTTATTAACAGGTATAGGAATGCCTGTACTTGGAATTATAGCTGCTTCTAAAGCTGGTGGTAGTTTAAGTGATTTAGCTGACAAAGTTAATCCTACATTTAGTAAAATTATAGGAACAGTTATAATGCTAGCTATAGGACCTCTTTTAGCTATACCTAGAACGGGTGCTACTACTTTTGAAATGGGATTTGCACCTTTATTCCCATCAGTAAGCCCTATATTAGTATCTGTAATATTCTTTGGAGTAACGTTATTCTTAGTTATAAACCCATCTGGAATAGTTGATAAAATAGGAAAAGTTCTTACACCTGTTTTATTAATATCTTTACTTGTTGTTATAATCAAAGGAATTATGAATCCTATAGGATCTCCTGTTGATACAGGAATGCAAAATGCATTTTCAAAAGGATTTACAGAAGGATACCAAACTATGGATGCTTTAGCTTCTATGGTTTTCGCAGGAATAGTAATTGGTTCTTTAGTTCAAAAAGGATACACTGATACTAAAGATCAAATTAAATTAACTGTAATGGCTGGTCTTGTAGCAGCTGCAGGTCTTGCTATTGTATATGGTGGATTAATGTACTTAGGAGCTACATCAAGTGGCGTATTCCCAGCTGATATAGCAAGAACTCAATTAACTATAAGTATTACAGAAAGTATATTAGGTAATGCTGGAAAAGCTTTAATAGGAATATCTGTATCTTTAGCATGTTTAACTACTGCAGTTGGACTTACAGCAACTTGTGGAGAATACTTCTCTAATCTTTCAAATGGTAAAATTGGTTACAAACCTATAGTTATTGGTGTTACTATATTCAGTGCTGTTATGTCTAACTTCGGAGTTGATGCAATAGTTAAAATAGCAGTTCCTCTACTTGTAACAGTATATCCTGTAGGTATAATATTGATCGTTTTCAATATATTTGATGATTACATACCTAATAAAACTGCTTATACAGGAGCGGTATTTGGAGCAGTATGTATCAGTTTATTTGACGCTTTAGCTGCTATGGGTACTCCAGTAACAGCTGTGAGTGAATTAATTTCTAAATTACCTTTAGCTAGTTCAGGATTCGCATGGATATTACCAGCTATAGTAGGATCTATAATTGCTATGGCTACTATGAAGAAAAAGCAAGAAAATGTATAA
- the brnQ gene encoding branched-chain amino acid transport system II carrier protein produces the protein MNKQSKDIIVVGFALFAMFFGAGNLIFPPALGMQTGTSWVTGFLGFLLTGIGMPVLGIIAASKAGGSLSDLADKISPTFSKILGTIIVLAIGPLLAIPRTGATTFEMGIRPLFPQVSPVLVSIIFFGITLYLVMNPSDIVDKIGKVLTPVLLISLLIIIIKGIISPIGIPADTGIQNAFSNGFTEGYQTMDALGSVILAGIVINSLIQKGYTDIKDQVKLSTFAGLVAASGLAIIYGGLMYLGATSNTVFSSDITKTQLTISITESILGNTGKIIIGLAVSLACLTTSIGLTATCGQYFSKLSKGKLSYKVIVIGVAVFSAVVSNFGVETIVKVAVPLLVTVYPIVIILIVMNIFDDYIPNKAAYTGAVYGALCVSLFDALSAIGIQISNINSILSKLPLASSGFAWLTPAILGSLIAMATMKKQHTV, from the coding sequence ATGAATAAACAATCTAAAGATATTATTGTAGTGGGATTTGCACTATTTGCAATGTTCTTTGGTGCAGGAAATTTAATATTCCCTCCTGCTCTTGGTATGCAAACCGGTACTTCTTGGGTTACGGGTTTTCTAGGATTTTTATTAACAGGTATAGGAATGCCTGTACTTGGAATTATAGCTGCTTCTAAAGCTGGTGGTAGTTTAAGTGATTTGGCTGATAAAATAAGCCCAACATTTAGTAAAATATTAGGTACTATTATAGTTTTAGCTATAGGCCCTCTTTTAGCTATACCTAGAACGGGTGCTACTACTTTTGAAATGGGAATTAGACCTTTATTTCCTCAAGTAAGTCCCGTATTAGTATCTATAATATTTTTTGGTATAACACTATATCTAGTTATGAACCCATCTGATATAGTCGATAAAATAGGAAAAGTTCTTACACCTGTTCTATTAATATCTCTTTTAATTATAATTATTAAAGGAATTATAAGTCCTATAGGAATACCTGCTGATACAGGAATCCAAAATGCATTTTCCAATGGATTTACAGAAGGATATCAAACAATGGATGCTTTAGGATCCGTTATACTAGCTGGTATAGTAATAAATTCTTTAATTCAAAAAGGATATACAGATATTAAAGATCAAGTAAAACTATCAACTTTTGCTGGTCTTGTAGCTGCTAGTGGACTTGCTATTATATACGGAGGTTTAATGTATTTAGGAGCTACATCTAATACTGTATTTTCATCTGATATTACAAAGACTCAACTTACAATAAGTATTACAGAAAGTATATTAGGTAATACAGGTAAGATTATAATAGGGTTAGCTGTATCTTTAGCCTGTCTTACTACATCAATAGGACTTACAGCAACTTGCGGTCAATATTTTTCTAAACTATCAAAAGGTAAACTAAGTTATAAGGTAATAGTAATTGGGGTTGCTGTTTTTAGTGCAGTGGTTTCTAATTTTGGAGTTGAAACTATAGTTAAAGTTGCAGTTCCGTTGCTTGTAACGGTTTATCCTATTGTAATAATACTAATAGTTATGAATATTTTCGATGATTACATACCTAATAAAGCTGCTTATACAGGAGCTGTATATGGAGCTTTATGTGTAAGCTTATTTGATGCTTTAAGCGCTATAGGTATACAAATATCAAACATAAATTCTATACTATCTAAATTACCATTAGCAAGTTCTGGTTTTGCATGGTTAACACCGGCTATATTAGGATCTTTAATTGCCATGGCTACTATGAAAAAACAACATACAGTATAA
- a CDS encoding DUF4397 domain-containing protein, which yields MINRFLYPYMPYIRQIKPSYIRVLHASPDAPPVDIYANNNLIAKNIPYKGFTPYISVAPGNYVISVFVSGTTQNPVLVKNIQVPNDTIATVAATGYASDLDLLPIVEPVEPIPNNKTMVRFVHLSPNTPNVDITLPNGTILFEDIGYEEITEYVPVPPGNYTVEAKVAGTDQTALTVPNINLKPNRFYSIYAVGFLDDRPPLQVLIPLDGNSYIK from the coding sequence ATGATTAATAGATTTTTATATCCATATATGCCATATATTAGACAAATAAAACCTTCTTACATTAGAGTATTACATGCTTCTCCAGATGCTCCACCTGTAGATATATATGCGAATAACAATTTAATAGCTAAAAATATACCTTATAAAGGTTTTACTCCCTATATTAGTGTCGCTCCTGGAAACTATGTAATATCTGTTTTTGTATCTGGAACTACACAAAACCCAGTTTTAGTAAAAAATATTCAGGTTCCTAATGACACAATAGCAACAGTCGCTGCTACAGGTTATGCATCTGATTTAGATTTATTACCTATAGTAGAACCTGTGGAGCCTATACCTAACAACAAAACTATGGTTAGGTTTGTTCACCTATCTCCAAATACACCTAATGTAGATATAACTTTACCTAATGGAACTATATTATTTGAAGATATCGGGTATGAAGAAATAACAGAATATGTACCTGTACCACCGGGTAATTATACAGTTGAAGCCAAAGTTGCAGGAACTGATCAAACAGCTTTAACAGTACCTAATATTAACCTTAAACCTAACAGATTTTATAGTATATACGCAGTTGGTTTTTTAGATGACAGACCTCCTCTACAAGTATTAATACCTTTAGATGGAAATAGTTATATAAAATAA
- a CDS encoding LysO family transporter, with translation MKILILSLLIGILLGSFKIIPNKYLKLNSKFQLFALILLLFSMGISIGSNKEMFNSINTLGLQAISFSIMTIIFSTLVLYLITNLFFNTKEFQKEDTEK, from the coding sequence GTGAAAATTCTTATATTAAGTCTTTTGATAGGAATTTTATTAGGAAGCTTCAAAATTATTCCTAATAAATACCTTAAATTAAATTCAAAATTTCAATTATTTGCTCTTATACTACTTTTGTTTTCAATGGGTATATCAATAGGATCTAATAAAGAGATGTTTAATTCAATTAATACATTAGGATTGCAAGCTATATCTTTTTCTATAATGACTATAATATTTAGTACATTAGTTTTGTATCTAATAACTAATTTATTTTTTAATACAAAAGAATTCCAAAAGGAGGATACTGAAAAATGA
- a CDS encoding FAD-binding oxidoreductase produces the protein MDYKKIDKYDIDFLVSICTKDRVFVGEEINEDFSHDELAGIKKYPEVLVEVLSTEEVSKIMKYAYKNNIPVTPRGQGTGLVGAAVPLYGGIMINMSNMNKILELDEDNLTLDVEPGVLLMELSKYVEEHDLFYPPDPGEKSATIAGNINTNAGGMRAVKYGVTRDYVRALEVVLSNGEIISVGGKVVKNSSGYSLKDLIVGSEGTLGIVTKATLKLLPLPKKSISLLIPFVNLEAAIETVPKIIKSKIIPTAIEYMVKDVILASEEFLGMKFPDSSADAYLLLTFDGNSTQEIEKAYEKVAHICLDSGAFDVLISNTQERQDSIWKARGAFLEAIKASTTEMDECDVVVPRNKIAEFVKFADDLQHKCNIRIKGFGHAGDGNLHIYILRDELDDNTWNKKLDEVFKLMYSKAIELEGKVSGEHGIGYAKRPYLKSSEGELMMNLFKNIKLSFDPKNILNPGKVF, from the coding sequence ATGGATTATAAAAAAATAGATAAATATGATATAGATTTTTTAGTTTCGATTTGTACAAAAGATAGAGTGTTTGTTGGAGAGGAAATTAATGAAGATTTTAGTCATGATGAATTAGCAGGAATAAAAAAATATCCAGAAGTTCTAGTAGAAGTTTTATCAACTGAAGAAGTATCAAAAATTATGAAATATGCATATAAAAATAATATACCTGTAACTCCTAGAGGACAAGGTACTGGTCTTGTTGGAGCAGCAGTTCCTCTATATGGAGGAATAATGATTAATATGAGTAACATGAACAAAATATTAGAGTTAGATGAAGATAATCTAACTTTAGATGTAGAACCCGGTGTTTTATTAATGGAACTATCAAAATACGTAGAAGAACATGATCTTTTTTATCCACCAGATCCAGGTGAAAAAAGCGCCACTATAGCAGGAAATATAAATACAAATGCTGGTGGAATGAGAGCTGTTAAGTATGGGGTTACAAGAGATTATGTAAGGGCTCTTGAAGTAGTTTTATCAAATGGAGAAATTATCAGTGTAGGAGGTAAAGTTGTAAAAAACAGCTCTGGATATAGCTTGAAAGATTTAATAGTAGGATCAGAAGGTACATTAGGCATAGTTACTAAAGCTACCTTAAAGTTACTTCCTTTACCTAAAAAATCTATAAGTTTACTGATACCATTTGTAAATTTAGAAGCTGCTATAGAAACAGTCCCTAAGATTATTAAATCTAAGATTATACCTACTGCTATAGAATATATGGTTAAAGATGTTATTTTAGCTTCTGAAGAATTTTTAGGTATGAAATTTCCTGATAGTTCTGCAGATGCATATCTATTGCTTACATTTGATGGTAATTCTACTCAAGAAATAGAAAAAGCATATGAAAAAGTTGCTCATATATGTCTAGATTCTGGAGCTTTTGATGTACTTATATCAAATACACAAGAAAGACAAGATTCTATATGGAAGGCTAGAGGAGCATTTTTAGAAGCTATTAAAGCATCAACTACAGAAATGGATGAATGTGATGTTGTTGTACCTAGAAATAAAATAGCTGAGTTTGTTAAGTTTGCGGATGATCTTCAACATAAATGCAATATAAGAATAAAGGGATTTGGACACGCTGGAGATGGAAACCTACATATATATATACTAAGAGATGAACTTGACGATAATACTTGGAATAAAAAGCTTGATGAAGTATTTAAGTTAATGTATTCAAAAGCTATAGAATTAGAAGGTAAGGTATCGGGTGAGCATGGAATAGGTTATGCAAAAAGACCTTATCTTAAATCATCTGAAGGTGAATTAATGATGAATCTATTTAAAAATATCAAATTATCATTTGATCCTAAAAATATTTTAAATCCTGGAAAAGTTTTCTAA